The DNA sequence AATTGGTCGGAGTTGTTGACCAGAATGTTAAACAGACTTCAAGACTGGTATCTCTTTACGGTGGTCGAGCCTATACAGATTATCGTACTATGATTGAAACAGAGAAACCAGATGCAGTAACTATTGCACTGCCTACTGTTTTGCATAAACAGGTAACTATGGATTGTCTTAATGCCGGTATAGACGTACTGGTTGAAAAGCCTATTGCCAAAACAGTTGAAGAAGCAAAAGAAATGATTGTCGAAGCCAAGAGACTTAACAGGGTTTTGCAGGTTGGTCACATTGAAAGATTTAACCCGGCTATTACCCAGCTTAAAGAAAGACTTGCCGACGGACAGCTTGGAAAAATCTTCACAATTCATTCCCGCAGACAATCCCCGTATCCTTTCAGAATTACTGACGTAGGAGTTGCCAGTGATCTCGCAACTCACGAATTGGATATGATGAGATATATTTCTGAATCCGAAGTCGAAACAATGTCTGCTGAAGTTTCTAAAGTAATGGGTACTGATCACGAAGATGTTGTTTTCGGACTGCTTCGTTTTAAAAATGAAATTCTCGGCATTCTTGATGTAAACTGGGTTACTCCGACTAAAATTCGTGAAGTTGCTATAACTGGCGAAAACGGCATGTTTACTGTCGACTATCT is a window from the Maridesulfovibrio zosterae DSM 11974 genome containing:
- a CDS encoding Gfo/Idh/MocA family protein — protein: MKVAVIGTGAMGQHHVRLYSDIQSCELVGVVDQNVKQTSRLVSLYGGRAYTDYRTMIETEKPDAVTIALPTVLHKQVTMDCLNAGIDVLVEKPIAKTVEEAKEMIVEAKRLNRVLQVGHIERFNPAITQLKERLADGQLGKIFTIHSRRQSPYPFRITDVGVASDLATHELDMMRYISESEVETMSAEVSKVMGTDHEDVVFGLLRFKNEILGILDVNWVTPTKIREVAITGENGMFTVDYLNQQLLFNSNYAAEQNENKSEWFTTKFGVSEGDATSFRVDKKEPLRVEIESFLSCCETKAKPLVTGEDGLESLSLALEIIACGSSSKCTRS